ATAAACTACTACGTTGGGATAATTGTATAGAGTACAAATCAAATAGACTACTTTGACTATTTAATGATTactactttaattattttttaattgtataaaattataaaaaagtaactatttgggttaattgcaaatgtatctacgaactttaccctaatttgcaatttaaacataaactttgaatcttaacaatgttagtaaccaatttttattttttggcaaattggtacaccgaccaatcacacAATGACACAATGACACATGGTGGTATATTACTATGTCCACGTTAGTATTTTTCGtatttggtgtatcgatttgccaaaaatgtaaaattggttactaacattgccaagtttcaaattttatgttgtaattgcaaattagggtgaagttcgtgtataaatttgcaattaacccaaacGATTTCAATGAACTactattttaattgtaattttatattttctattaaaattatctataattataaattttgagtATCAATCAATTTTTTGAAATCATTAAAACAGTCATCTAAAGtatttaataagataaactatttgaaattaaCTACTCCCTCTAtcctaatagagttgtccactttgcctttatcacacagtttaagaaaatataattattgttatggaacttataaatttttctcTACTTTTCTAGttatacccttatttaatgtaggatccactttcaatttattttattagtggAATTTAAATAGGAATAGAATAGAAAAAttggtttttaaatttgttattttttggaagtggacaagagttttgggataatttttttttgccaaagtggacaattctattgggacggagggaatataattttaaattttatttgataatttaacgAGTCATACTACGAGTCACGTGTAAAACACGTAAAGGGACACtagtttaatttaaacttatgaATACTTGATTTGATGTgcagaaaagaagaagaatgttGAAGCCTATCTAAAGCTTCTGAATTGCTTTGATACAGCCAATAACGACAACATGGAGAGCATCAAAGCTTTGATCAAATCCAAGGACGGTGATCTCCCACTTTTTAATGGCATTACTAAGAAACAGGTTTTATATGCTAACTCTCTCCCTATGAGTTCAATCTTTTTACCATTACCAAACTATAGCGTTTTtttgggtaattgattttgaaaatcactatatttttttaaaattgaaaaattggtgATCGAatttcaaaacgtaacattttaattattatactatttggttttgttaaaaaaggaaggatttttggtcactgaataaaaaatattcgagtcgattttttattgataatgtatttatataaaatataaagaattaTTAGTCATAAatgatcaaaatttaattactatatataatttgaccataaaacacttaaaaacctctcaaaatcacaaatttaaaagtttagtaaccattttgttacgtttttaaGTTCGGTtaccattttataatttttgtaaagtACAGTGATCCCTAGAATCAATAAACTCTGTTTTTATCGATCGCTTATTGATTTTCAAATTATTGGgaactttaattttatcaataatgtcatatcactaaataatttttaattaatttctgcTTACCCGGACATAAAGATAGAATCTTTGAGTACATTTTATTTGAACATTGTCAAACCGCatactttattataaaataaatactgacttttaaaattagatggcaaaaattagaaaaataagtatttttcaTTAGCCAGGCAAATCAGTTTTCTTTTGTTACTAACCTtccatatatttattaataaaaccaATGTtagtattaatataattaagcACTTAAAATCATTAACCAttctgtaaaaatattaaaattatgataattcaAAGTTTTTATAACCCGTCTTCCTATCTAGGTTCCCCGAAAGATCGGAGGGTCTAGAGAGTTATAAAATTGGATGTATCTTAATGGATTTTCAGTTTCAATAATTGTAACAAATGAAAAGCAATTCGATCTCATCATTTTACAAATCAATTGAATGTTTATTGTTGATAGGTTGACATTAATGTGCTGAAAAGGAAATCGGTTCTGTTGTTGATTTCAAACCTAAACATCTCAGAAGATGAACTTACAATCCTGAAGCTGATTTTTAATGAGTCTAATATCATCACAACCAGGCAGGAACACCAATATGAGGTGGTGTGGATCCCCATAATTGAAAATCATTCATTAGGCGGTGATGAAATGGAAACCCAGTTTAGGAGGCTGATAAATAAAATGCCATGGTACTCTATTCAATATCCACATCTGATAGAGAAAGTGGCGGTTAAATTGATTCAAGAGGTGTGGCACTTCAAAAACAACACTATACTTGTGGCTCTTGACCCTCAAGGCAGAGTGGTCTCTCCTTATGCACTACACTTGCTCTGGATTTGGGGCTCCAATGCTTTTCCTTTCACCAGGTTCAATCAAGAATCTTTGTGGAAAGCCGAGACTTGGAGGCTTGAGCTTCTCGTAGACGGCGTTGATGCATCCATACTCAGATGGGTAACACCATTTCTTCATCtatcactaatttttttatatcaaaatccGACTAGGTGGAGCATATTCTTATCACGTTGCATAGCAGTATGCATATTATTTGCATGTTGGTTATTATATTAGGCTCGGTATCACTATGGATTTTAACCCTAATCTCATTATAAAACAGATTTATGAAAACAAGTATATATTCTTGTACGGAGGAGAGGATGTTGAATGGGTGAAGACATTCATAGGCACTGCACGAGATGTTGGAAATGCAGCGAATATCCAGTTGGAGTTAGTGTTTGTGGGAAACAGCAGCAAAAGAGAGAAGATTCAGCAAGCAATAGATCTAATAAACAACGAGAAACTCAATACTTCGTACTGGAAAGACCTTACTTTTATATGGTTATTTTGGAGTAGACTAGAAAGCATGCTATTCTCCAAGATTCAGCTCGCCAATAACATAAATAAGTTCGATGAAAATGACAGCATTATACAAGGAATCAAGAAACTTCTTAACCATGATAAACAAGGAAAATGGGCTATTCTCAGCAAAGGATCTAAGATTCTGGTGAACGGTAACGGTAATAGAGTTCTGCGAGCATTGTCAGAGTACAGCGATTCGCCGAATCACAATTTTAACTTATCTTTTAAACAATATTATGAAAACGTCCCTTCTGATGATGTTCATGACTCTTGCTGCTGCTTCTCTTTTCCTGTCAATGGCACAAGGTTTCCTAACTGCATGATTTGCCCTGAGTGTCATCGGATAATGGAAAAAAAATCATCTTAAGCTGCTGCCATAAGGGACATATCCCAGAATTACTATATTGATTAGGTCGATGTCCGCGCGTTGCGCGAGTTAAattacataactattttatgttgtttgatattgttttgaGTTCTTTTTTATGAAATATTAATACGAAACTTCAATTAGTTGATATTATgcgtaatttataattttatcactAGAAGAACTCTCactttaaatataaaagttttaaaaaatttagcatataaaataattttaattttaaaaatagagaagCTACATATCTTTGATTgctatataaaaataacaatatacaTTGCACTCAAAATATATCAACGCTTGATGTTGATTGTATCATGATCTACTATTGACCGACTTTATTCCCCAGCCCACGTATGcaattcataataaaaaacaTGAATACCAAGATCAACATTATCATATTATGAATCCCAATTAGAGTTGAAAATAGTAATCGATCATGTGAAATGTTTATGTctattgataggagtaaaatactcctatgttACCAGTCACTTTTACATTGCTTTGCATGCTTTTTATCATGAGTTTTGAGTGATTATGTCTCTTATTACGTGTGTTGGTATTTCAGGATAAGCATAGCGTATGTGAAGGGTTTTGAGTCCAAAAGAGCGAAGTATCGAATATATTTGGAAGTCGGAAGATGAATTAAAGCTAGAAGCAAATTGAAGATCGAAGAAGGCCTTTATTTGTTTggtcttgatcgagaagcaCATTTTCAcattgcttctcgatcgagaagataGCCAAAAATATGCAGGGAATTGGAAAtccttgcttctcgatcgagaagctgagttaaatgaagcttctcgatcgagaaggcccTGTTCTCAGCATTTCAAATCCTTTTGGGTTCTTGTGCTCTCTTGGCCCACTTCCACTTTTGGCCAAACAACTTCTAATAGGATGTTTTAATTTCCTTTTTGGGCTTGACTATATATAGCACCTTATCTTTTTAGGTCATATAATCTAGCCACTTTGGAGAGATTAATGAAGAAGTTGTAGTTTTATTCCTTTGTTCTCTCTACTTTTAGCATAGAATCAACTTTGTTCTTGGTGTTCATCactttatttccagatttttggTATTAAAGCCCCTTCAATACAAGTATTATTAATTGGGTCTTTATTATCTATTAATGTTTGATTGTTCTTCATTACTTATTAAGGTAAATTTCTCTAAATTTATTATGTCAATTCATTATGGCCTAGTTGTTGATGATAGCTTAGTAATGGTAGGCTAAACTCCTAGTCTAGGGGTTATTATGAATGTCATGTATGATGAATAGGTGATTAGAATTGGGTTTTggattagggttttgttgtgttaACTTGGACTTAATGCCTAAAATAAGTTGATCCCTTAATCTTTGAGTGTTGTTCAATTAGTAGAACGAGAGTTATCTAATTGAGCGGACCTAGTTCGCATAAGCTCGAAACCTAGATGCACGAGGGTGATTTAGGGATTGTGTGGTTGTGTAGATTGCGAATTAATCGGCTTGATTAGTTCTATCAAAATCTAATTGTGCGAGAATGAGTTAGATTTTGGTGCTTTAATCAAGTAACGATTCTTTCAGCCTCCGACTCGAGAGAGGGGTTTTGATACTCTTGAATAGCTTGATCCAAACCATTATCCATAGACCTGACCTTTTTACCTAGGATTCAATCGGTGTGATTAACAACCTCTAGGCATCTTTAAATCTTGCTTAATTAGtgtttttaattagttattGTTTCATTGCAATGGTTAAATTGAGTAGCATTACTTTTAGTTGATTAATTGTGTGTGGACCAACTCCCTTTCCGCGCTAGACGAATTAGGATTAGAACGAAGATCATTCTCACTTAACAACTATCCCTGTGGGTACGATACTCGGACTTAAAGTCCATTATATTACGAGTTGGTGAGTAAAATTATCAATAAGTTTTTGGCGCTATTATCGAGGATAGTGTTGTATTAAGAATATTGAGAGTACTTTGAATCTTGGTCGACctagcttttatttttattttacaattgttctattttctgtttttgtggtttacgcgtggtttgcttgtttttgtttgtgtagGAAATCAACtctagtgtatgcacaatacacgaagggcTAACCTCCCTCTCGAACCATTCCAAGACGAACTTGGGAGCTACAAAAGGAGTGTGAGACGTGTGAATCGCTGACCCGCCATCATGGCAAATGTAGAAGACGAGTATGAGGAAGAGCGGTACAATCCTCAAGTTGATGAAGTGAGACAACATCCTCCTCCTCCACTTGATGAGGGAATACGACAAGAGCACCAAGGGCAAGACTGCCCCCAAGCACAAGGACATCAACCGCAGAGGCAAACTTTGGGAGAGTTATTcctcccggatgtggataatggcACATATGGATGCTTTGCTCAACCAGTCTAAGTGGCCACCTTTGAAATCAAGCCTACCGCGATTCAACTCCTTGAGAATCGGTGCGCCTTCTACGGGTTGCCAAGTGAGGACCCGAATGACCACATAGCAAAGTTCTTGGGGGTGTTGAATACGTTCAAGCTTCATAATATCACCGCCGATCAAATTAAGCTCCAAATATTTCCATTCTAACTAAGGGACAAGGCAAGTTTGTGGCTTCATTCGCTCCCTAAAGCATCGATCCATAATTGGAGGGATCTCGCTCAAGCCTTTCTCAATAAGTATTTTCCGCTAGGGAGAACCGCAAAGTTGACGAAAGACATCATCGACTTTTACCAATATGAGGGAGAGTCACTTTATGAAGCTTGGGAGAGGTTCAAAGACCTCCAAAGACATGTCCTTCATCATCGCCTCAAGAGAGAGCATGTGATACAAATATTCTATGATGGTTTAAGTGAGACTACACGAGCTACAATCGATTCGGCATCGGGGGGCTCCTTGATGCAAAAGACCTATGATAAGGCGAATGAATTGATTGAGAAATTGGCTATAATTAGTAGCAGTTGGTCATCAGAGAGAAGAAGGCCACCAGCTCACAAAGCATTGATATGACACTTGACCAATCCCAAGAGTTTGAAGCTATGAAAGCTAAGAATGCTTCCTTGCTAAGGCAATTAGACGCCTTGAAGAAGTAAGTGGCTCCCCGGAATGCTCCGGTGGCGTATGTCCAAGTAGGATGTGAACATTGTGGAGATTTTAATCATAGTAGTGGAGAGTGTTATGCCACGGGGCAAGCTTGGAGCGAACAAGTGGGTTATGCGGTATTTCAAAAGAACGAGTGGCATATGTTTGGTTTATGGTTCTAGTAGTGGTTCTGATGGAATTGTGGGTTACACATATTTCGATTATGGAGGAGATCTTATTCGAAGAAGGTCCTTAACATGTTATATATTTACCCTATATGAATGTGCTATTAGTTCGAAAGCAACTTTACAATCTACTGTTTCTTTATCTACAACTGAAGCGGAATACATGTAATTGACAAAAGGGGCTAAGGAGGGTAAATGATTGATAGTTTGAGTTTAGAAGTTCAGAAGCCTGTGATTTATTGTTATAGCCTAAGTGCTTTGTTCTTGGCGAAAAATCTAGTTTATCATGAGATCAAAGCAAATTGATGTGAGGATGATCACTTTATTAGGGCTGTAGTGGAAGACAAGAGATTTCTTATTAGAAGATAGCCATTGCAGTTAATCCAGTAGATATGTTGACAAACCGTTGCATATTGAAAAGTTCAAGCTCAGCTTGGACTTGGTTAATGTCCGCATTGCTTGAGGCCCTTAAAAAGCATGGATGACagttagagagagagagattgtaataccccgtaattttaagtgattagaatatgccacgaggtcaaattggagtaattaaaatattaaaaataatattttgaggtttcaaatattaagaaaaatattcgaaaaaactaagtttaatagttaaagaataataataaggtttgactatttaagtttattaaattaattacgagaagtgatttaataaattcggaatacgtaaattaaatttaacgtaaatttaatttatacgtatccgtaaaagaatatcataataattgaagtttaaaatttaaatcggtaatttaaattttattaaagagATATGAACGAGATTAAAATAATAGAGAATACGATTGGGCAtcgtaaataaaaatatattgttaattaatatatcaatgtaccactctaaatggagagtttaagatttcggacaaaaccccgaaattaaaatgtcgaaactcggaaaactcgacgagttattaacgaatataagttgagatatatatataaatatatatattaaaagaaaataagaaaacaaaataagaaaagaaaagagtgaGGCGGTGGAGAGTGGTGGCCAAGTAAGGACAATTGTccattttagtccttaaacttctacttcaattaatttttgattattaactaattaagtattattcgttagtccaaattaaaattaaatagtttataagtcacgagcgaataattttggtgttaatattcgcgaaataatttgacgaagctaccgtcaaatttttatagaatttggacatagtaattttaattaagcgggactgatttggacctaataaatctttcaggatttattaaaaataaaatataagtcggattcgaataaaaattatatttttattcgttttatattttattgaattttttgataaagtttcgtgaaatttgaaattagtctccgtttgggctacggacgactaattaaaatcagagttaaagtacGTAAAGAGTATTTTAaccaatactatatatatatggttTGATGCATAAAAATGAGTACAGAActcatctatactatatataaaagcacggatggggggggggacaggcaaatttaccgaataatccttttccgTTTAtcactaaataaaggttttatagtcattaactaattagttatttaattaatcactattgtaattaaagtcctaattagaataggtagctaaattatctccaattcagttttagtatataataaataactaaattgtctccaaattattagtaatatctatcttttagtttgatttaactacaaaattaaaatactgtatttggtcaatatattattatttaaatttatatcttattatttttaaagatattattaataaaattaagtcaattatttaattatggttattaaactaaaagaagaataaatttagcatggaaaaaaatttaataaccgaataaatttactaatatgtttattgacgagttacgttacgagccacgtgcatagcacgtaacgCAAAACTAGTTTGTTTAAAAATGAGAAGAGGAAGAGAGCTGCTTCCTCTCTTAGTGGGCGTGAAACATAAGGGTTCGTCACGGTTCGATCTGTTTCGCGATTTCAATTCCGATTTCTTCAATAGTCCGCAAGTATACGAGGTATTAATCGATAATTTGAATTCgattattattaatttggattataattaaatttataacatcGAGCGTATCGAATTAATTGAATTCATATCGATTTGACGTTTAAATTGCGGATTAAAATTAGATTATGTTGAGTTGAGGTGTGtggatatatttaaatattgatATAGGTCGGAATCAGCCCGGGGAACGACCTCGGAGCTGTGCGCAAGCACAGTATAcatgctgtgcgaacgcacagcaagagctgtgcgaacgcacatcaATAATACTGTGCGAAAGCACAGTActctgctgtgcgaacgcacagtaggactgtgcaaacgcacagcctccactgtgcggacgcacaatGACGCCGATTTGTCGGCCGTTGGACATTCTGATTCTTTTCGAGTCGCACACTCGAATTTGATCAATCGAACTCTGAAACATGAATTAGGatgtttaaaaaggtttaaaagaatCTAGACATTTGAGGATAGTCGGGTTATTAAAacgatgtgatgttttaataaaaccctacattaatcaaagtgattaatgttaaaatgaTTATAAGTtaataccaagagtggtattatatattgaacgagaggTTCAATATTAAGATTAGTTTATACGTTatgtttatagagtcgtctataaacataaatggtatttgagtctatcgtttatacgataggattagagttagaaattcaatgtctaatgtgctttgacatttgaattttaattagatccgacgagtggtcgatctagcgagccaaacaccaacgtgtttgactgacgagcttgatgggagcttacgtttttaaaatgggggcatcggttctgtgagttttactttgtggtttttacttttgaatatttatatttaaactgtttttaaataacaaatcgcactagtataacttaaccatgaaagatccattggaacaagcttcctattggttgtcaatagtactgtgtgatcaccagtag
This region of Mercurialis annua linkage group LG1-X, ddMerAnnu1.2, whole genome shotgun sequence genomic DNA includes:
- the LOC126665286 gene encoding protein SIEVE ELEMENT OCCLUSION B-like encodes the protein MIRWAKSSLLTDDEKIKKIMSTHLPNAIEIHLQPLLFLVETALTHRILQLEEVGEQVDPNLNIVTTILQAESEAQAQAQMEKEQNPLDPTVSLEIERILIEISYSTQSRGADLDVATLSIFDMVAKYSWETKLVLIMAAFALNYAQFSLLIHLYYQSTNPTIVKTKSIIKGLPCNIQGTVELINPWVDASNKLIKAMLDVTRIVVKFRELPSVYISPEASSLSAAVSAIPVAVYFTIRSVVACASQSASLANMLHGSERELSELADKLIQKYDDLNKHLHICNEHVEKKKNVEAYLKLLNCFDTANNDNMESIKALIKSKDGDLPLFNGITKKQVDINVLKRKSVLLLISNLNISEDELTILKLIFNESNIITTRQEHQYEVVWIPIIENHSLGGDEMETQFRRLINKMPWYSIQYPHLIEKVAVKLIQEVWHFKNNTILVALDPQGRVVSPYALHLLWIWGSNAFPFTRFNQESLWKAETWRLELLVDGVDASILRWIYENKYIFLYGGEDVEWVKTFIGTARDVGNAANIQLELVFVGNSSKREKIQQAIDLINNEKLNTSYWKDLTFIWLFWSRLESMLFSKIQLANNINKFDENDSIIQGIKKLLNHDKQGKWAILSKGSKILVNGNGNRVLRALSEYSDSPNHNFNLSFKQYYENVPSDDVHDSCCCFSFPVNGTRFPNCMICPECHRIMEKKSS